In Williamwhitmania sp., a genomic segment contains:
- a CDS encoding SusD/RagB family nutrient-binding outer membrane lipoprotein: protein MKNLVKYFAFLLILALFASCGKDWLDVNTDPNNAASASAENILPAAELNSGIAIGGYYNLLGQIWSQYYTQNSGSNQYKYIDALGLTANNFQFQYGQLYASLLNLKTVESEAAKQDNWAYFLMATVVECYDWQVLADLYDEIPFNEALQGVANQAPHFDPAQLVYDSLITRLDYALAQPLNVLTDVQKTKDYFFAADMAQWVRFANTLKLKIYMRQMYIRPTVAQAGIQQLYADGANFLTSDAKLDMFENAKGKDNPLYEFDQRLNTTTNLAISATIYKYFLSNADPRLAKLINSGGVNPLPQGGNQIPTTLIDKVITAKLNVTDPVYFISAAESYFLQAEAVAMGWGTGDDQALYNSGVLAAFSRFGLDGSSFIAPGGAYVYHPAGNFEQKQHDIIMAKWASMARAQGLESYLETNRTHYPIKSSLNSNNWNTNNFDPTNTDYVSWTGGERLYPLNGSTGYFPLRLVFPASERLSNSNTPAEIPSSAHVWWDVKP from the coding sequence ATGAAAAATTTAGTAAAATATTTTGCTTTTCTTCTCATTCTTGCTCTTTTTGCGAGTTGTGGAAAGGATTGGTTGGATGTTAATACTGATCCAAACAATGCAGCATCAGCCAGTGCTGAAAATATACTCCCTGCTGCCGAGTTGAATTCTGGCATAGCTATTGGAGGATACTACAATCTTTTAGGCCAAATTTGGAGCCAATACTATACTCAGAATTCGGGTTCGAACCAGTATAAGTATATTGATGCTTTAGGTCTAACAGCGAACAATTTTCAATTTCAGTATGGGCAACTGTATGCATCCTTACTTAATCTGAAGACTGTTGAGTCAGAGGCTGCGAAACAAGATAACTGGGCGTATTTTTTGATGGCTACCGTTGTTGAATGTTACGATTGGCAGGTTCTTGCTGACTTGTACGATGAAATTCCATTCAACGAAGCATTGCAGGGGGTAGCTAATCAGGCCCCACATTTTGACCCTGCTCAGCTAGTGTATGACTCCTTGATTACTAGGTTGGATTATGCTCTTGCTCAACCATTGAATGTTCTTACGGATGTTCAGAAAACAAAGGATTACTTCTTTGCCGCTGATATGGCACAGTGGGTTCGGTTTGCCAATACACTGAAGTTAAAAATCTACATGCGTCAGATGTACATTAGACCCACTGTAGCCCAAGCGGGTATTCAGCAGCTTTATGCTGATGGAGCAAACTTCTTAACTTCTGATGCTAAGTTGGATATGTTTGAAAATGCCAAAGGTAAGGATAACCCACTTTATGAATTTGATCAGCGATTAAATACTACAACCAATTTGGCCATCAGCGCTACCATTTATAAGTATTTTCTATCTAATGCTGATCCTCGTCTAGCTAAATTGATTAATTCTGGTGGTGTAAATCCTCTTCCTCAGGGTGGTAATCAAATTCCGACAACCCTTATTGATAAGGTTATTACTGCAAAGTTAAATGTTACTGATCCGGTTTACTTTATTTCTGCAGCAGAATCTTATTTCTTGCAGGCAGAGGCAGTTGCAATGGGTTGGGGAACAGGTGACGATCAGGCTTTGTATAACTCAGGCGTTTTGGCTGCATTTAGTCGCTTTGGTTTAGATGGTTCTTCGTTTATTGCTCCAGGCGGTGCCTATGTGTATCATCCTGCTGGTAATTTTGAACAGAAACAGCATGATATTATCATGGCAAAGTGGGCTTCAATGGCTCGGGCTCAAGGTCTTGAATCCTATCTCGAAACCAATAGAACTCACTATCCTATAAAATCTTCTTTAAACAGTAATAATTGGAATACTAATAACTTTGATCCAACCAATACTGATTATGTAAGTTG